Part of the Ammospiza nelsoni isolate bAmmNel1 chromosome 6, bAmmNel1.pri, whole genome shotgun sequence genome is shown below.
GCCTGGAAGACTGGAGTGTGGCTGGAAAACGGAGTTGTTGTGATACCTCAGGAGAGCAAAAAGAGTTCAACAGAcgagaaagggaatttttttcttttgcagtagTTAAGATTCTGCGTGCAGTGGTTTTGCTGCACTGATCCAACTTCAATAACTACTTTGGAGGATAGCCACGGCAATGATAGCAGAAGGGAGAGGTGTTTAATCTCATTCGGCTCACAAACGTGTTCTTTGCAAGAGAAGTGCCCGGTAAAATACTGAAAGAGCAGAGCTAAGCATCTTTGGCTtgagaaggcagaaaaattGAAATGGGGAACAGAGAAATAGCTACTCTTCTAAACACCTCATAGAGACACAACTTGAAAAGAAAGGCTGGCTGTCGTTCCCTCGGGCAGGATATCCCGCCAGGGCGGTTAACCCCTCTCGAGAGGGTTAAAATGCCAGGAAAAGCTGGTCCGTGACACACCTGATGCTCGAGCACCGCGCACACCCCGGTGTCAAAGGACGCGAAGGGCGCTGCCCTCCGTGCAGGCGGGCCCCCGCCGAAGCGGGAAGAACAGGCGATGCTCCGTGGGGTCTCACCACCGCGCCTCGCCCACGGTCACCGGCGGCCCTGCCCGGCAGGGAGCGCCGGCATCACGCAGCGCTGTGCGGGTGGGTCCGGTTCCGCGGCCGGGGGACAGGTGTCTGTCCGGGTGTGCACCGGTGCGCAGTGCTCGTGTTTGCAGCGATCCCTTTGTGCAACCACCTGCCGGCTCCCGGCCCCCGCGCGGCGCCGAGGATGGGGCCGGGGCTGAGGGGCGATGGAGCGCAGGGGGTGCCGCTCTGCCGCTGACCGCGGCGCGACCCTGCCGAGCGGCCGTGGGCGGGAGGCGGCGCGGTCGCGCCCGGGGCTCCGCGGCCGCCCGAGCACCAGCGCGGGGGGCGGCCCCGCTGGCGTGCGTACcgccttccccttccccctccccgcTTTCCTCCCTCGGTGTGCAGGCTCctttgtgctgcctgcagcGGCGGGGAGGAACCGGCGGGCCGAGCGCCCGCACCGCAGCGCTCTCCCTTTCCGTGGGCGGgcgcccggctcggctcccaCGCCATCCGCGACCCTCCCGCCTCCTCGACGGGGCTCTCTGCCGCGTGTGGGACCGCCACCCCGCCGCGCGGGCCATCGCCGTTTTAAGCGGCGGGCCACGCCGGGAGAcggggcgggccgggcgcgCCCCCCCGGCTCCCCCACGTGGTGCGGTGCCCGTGTCTCCCGGCCGCCGGCGGAGCCGGGCGCACACGGCGTGGGGCAGCCGCCGGGGCTCGCCTGCTCCCGTCGCCGCTGCCCGGGCGGCAGATCCGGCCCGCGGCCATGCGCCAGAGCTGCGCTGAGCGGCCGAGCGGCGGGGCTGCACCGCCGCCGCGTCCCGCGGTAGCGGCGTGAAGCGCCGTGAGGATGAAGCGGGCGAGGCGGGCCGCGCCGGGCCCCCTGCCCGTGCTGGGGCTACTGCTGCTGGGCGCCCTGCCGGGGCTCTGGACGGTGCTACtgcggcgggaggcggcggcgctgccggAGCCGCGCCCGCCCGCCGGGCAGTCCCCGGGGCGATGGGGCTGGGGGCGCTCCCCGCCTGTGCGGGGCGAGtccggcggcggcgggcagaAAACTTTTCGGACGCTACTGGCGGTGCCGCCGGCGGCGACGGACCGGGAGGAGCGGGACGGTGAGGAGCGGCTCGCTGTGACCGACTCGCAGCCGCCGGCCGACGCCGCCTCTCCGGTGGAGCGGGGCATCTTCTGGAGCCGcgagctggaggagcaggtgcCGCCGGGCTTCGCGgcggaggaggcggcggcgtGGCTGGCGGCCGCCCGCGCAGCCCGCGTGGCCTCGCTGGAGCGGGGCGGCTGCGGGCGCAGCTCCAACCGGCTGGCGCGGCTGTCGGACGGGAGCCGCGCCTGCGTCCGCTACGGCATCAACCCGGAGCAGATCCAGGGCGAGGCGCTCTCGTATCACCTGGCCGGGGTGCTGGGCATGCAGGAGCGGCTGCCGCCCATGGCCCTCGCCCTGGTGGAAGCCCGCGGGCGGCAGTGGGAGCCGGTGCGCGAGGAGCTGCGCGGCTCGCACTGGGCCGAGGGCGCCGTGGTCAGCCTGACCCGCTGGGTGGACAATCTCACCGCCGTGGTGGCTCCCGCGCCCTGGGGCGCCGAGGCGGGCGCCGGCCGGCGGCTGCAGCCGCTGTCGGCGGGGGAGCTGGTCGGGCTGTCGCCGTCGCAGCTGGTGGAGCTGGTGCAG
Proteins encoded:
- the FJX1 gene encoding four-jointed box protein 1; the protein is MKRARRAAPGPLPVLGLLLLGALPGLWTVLLRREAAALPEPRPPAGQSPGRWGWGRSPPVRGESGGGGQKTFRTLLAVPPAATDREERDGEERLAVTDSQPPADAASPVERGIFWSRELEEQVPPGFAAEEAAAWLAAARAARVASLERGGCGRSSNRLARLSDGSRACVRYGINPEQIQGEALSYHLAGVLGMQERLPPMALALVEARGRQWEPVREELRGSHWAEGAVVSLTRWVDNLTAVVAPAPWGAEAGAGRRLQPLSAGELVGLSPSQLVELVQWSDLILFDYLTANFDRLVSNLFSLQWDPRVMRRATSNLLRAPDGGLVFMDNEAGLVHGYRLLSMWDPYNEPLLRSVCVFREGTARRVAELHRRRSAAAELRRRYRAREPLWARLGFLSERQAELLQARVDFVHRHIAHCRAQAAVL